GGACTCGCGCCGAACTGGGACTGGTCCACCTGCGCGGTGGTGGCTCGTGAGTGGAGCTACTTGGATCCGGTGCGCAGCCTCTGCGAACTCGAGGGGATTCCGGTTCAGATGGGGAATGAGGAGTTTACGGGAGTCTGGCACCTGCGGGAGACGCAGGCGCTCCTGAGCTGGGTTCGAAGGCGGGACTCAAAGTTGGTAGCGAGCGCGAATCTGAACGACTGGCTGGTCGGGCAACCCTCGGGCCCTTGGACCGACCTGCTGGGTGAGGCCATTGACGAGTGGGGGTTGGAAACCGGCGGCGCGGAAACGTCGGTGAGTCACTTCATCGAATGGCTGGCGGAGTGGGGACGGGAAGTGCGTCGACGCCAGCGCAGCCTCCTTCTACTGACCGCGCATCGCGCCAAGGGCTTGGAGTTCGACCACGTGGTCGTGTTGGACGGAGGTTGGGACCGCGCGGGACGTGGTGAGGATGCCGATGCCCCGCGCCGTCTGTACTACGTTGCCAAGACTCGCGCACGGGAGACGCTTGCCCTGGCGCGCTTTTCGGGGTCGCACCCGCTCCAAGACGACTTAATGGGCAGCTCGTCAATACTGCTCCGCCCATCGCCCACCGAACTCCCGGCAGCAGCCCCGGAACTGACGCGTCGCTATCGGCGGCTCAGCCTGCGTGACGTCTTTCTCAGCTTCGCGGGATACAAGCATCGTGATCATCCCGTGCATCGCGCCATTGCCTCTCTCTCGCCCGGCGACAGGCTGGAGGTGCGAATCGGCTCGAATCGCTGGGAGCTGCTTGATCGCGACGGGACGGTCGTCGGGCGGCTCGCTCGTGGTTTCGAGGCCCCCGACGGCGTGCGTTGCACGTTCGCCAGGGTCTTGGCCGTCGTCACATGGGACCGGGAGCGCTCTGAAGCGGAATTCCGGGACCGTCTTCAGTGCGATGCGTGGGAAGTGGTGGTGCCGGAGCTGGTGTTCGAGCCCGCCTCGTAGTCCCACCTCCCCTATCATCGGACCTCGATCAGTTCGCTTTCGGCAGCACCCAGTTCGGCGAGCCCGGCCCCGGCCCCGGCCAGTTCGGGGCGCCGCACGACGTCTGGATCGACGACCAGGGCGCGCTCTACGTCTGCGAGGTCCAACGCGCCAACCGGCTGCATAAGTTCGTGCCGGCCTAGACCCGTCCGCCAAGCGACTCCGGATAGCGGGATGGTGGCCGCGCCAGTCTTTGCATTCACCCTTCAAGTCGTAGTCTCAGCGTTGATGAGTGATACGATGACTCATAGTGACTCACTTTGTGACTCAGATGGGTGATCTGAAGTGCACCAACTCACGGTTAGAGGCTTCGACGACGAATTGAGCCGCCGGCTGCGCCGGCTTGCAAAGCGTGATGGGATCTCCCTAAATCAGGCCGCGCTCAAGTTGCTGCGAAAGGGAGCCGGGCTCACGGACGGTGCCGGAGGCGCGGATGTCATCGGCGATTCCCTGGATCATCTGATAGGGACCTGGTCTGCGGACAGAGCGGATGAACTGGATGCTGCGCTGCGCGAGTTCGACACCATCGACGAGTCGCTCTGGCGGTGACGGGTCTGCTGGACGCCAATGCCTACTCGCTGCTCGTGCGCGGGCACAAGCAGGTTATGGACATAGTTCGCAGTGCCGAGGAAATCCTGCTCTCGGCGGTTGTGGTTGGCGAATTGATGCATGGCTTTCGTCTGGGGTCGCACTTCCACAGCAATCTCGCCGACCTTCGTGCGTTTCGAAATAGCCCGTACGTTTCCTTCGTTCCAGTGGGGGAGGTAACCGCGGACCGCTACGCCAGAATTGCGGCGGCGCTGCGAGCGAAGGGTCGCCCCATTCCGACCAACGATGTGTGGATTGCGGCCCACGCCATGGAGACTGGCGCCGACTTGATTTCAGCTGATCGACACTTCGCGCACGTTGACGGGATTGCCTGGGTCCCAATAGCGGTGGATTGAGCTTGCGAAGGGCGCTAGCTGACAGAGCCAGCCACTTGCATTGGAGCGTAGCGCTCGGTGATGCCTAGCCCGACCCGCCGTCTGTAATCCGCGCGGACGCCAGCAGCTCTTTGCCCCGATTCGATAGCTCATCGAACTGGGCGCCGGTCATCTCGACCCAGTGGCCCGAGTAGTACCAGGGGCGCGTGTAGACCAGGCACAGTTCCGGGCGCGCGTGGTCGGAGCGGTTGGGCGTGCCGCGGTGCAGTGGGCGCGGGTCCTGCATCCAGATCGAGCCCTTCTTGAGGTTGAGCCGCCTGGGCCTGAAGTCTCCCGCCTCTAGTACGTCGTTGTAGCGGCCTTGCAGGCTGGGATCGGCCAGGTACTGCGTGCCCGGCAGGATTTCGAAGCTGCCGTTTTCCTCGAACGTGTCGACCAGCGGAATCTTGGCGCTCACCGTGTCGCAGGTCTGGGTGCCGATGTGCGGCGTCGTGAGCGCCATGTCGCGATGCCACCGCTGATAAGTGCTGTCGGGATAGGGGTTGTTCGACGTGTAGCCCGTCAGTTGGTAGTCCGACACGCCCCAATAGCGGTCCATGAACGCCAACACCGTGGGGTGCTGGTAAACGGCGGGATCTGAGAAAGGCATGGCCCAGGGCAGGTCGACCGTGTAGCGGTTGGGATATCCGAGTCGCCCGCGGCCCGTGGCCAGTTCGCCCGAAAGCTCCCGCGAGTTGCGCGCGCGCACGGCCTCCAGCAGGGGCATGAACGCCGCGTGGAGGGCGTCCACCACCTCCACCGGGAGCGCGTTTTCGAACACCGTAAAGCCGTTGATGCGGTACTCGGCGACGCGCAGGTCGAGATCGTCGTGCGTTGCGTTCATTGTGCGGCCCGTTCGCTCGCGCCGGATGCGGCGAGCTTAGCGCGCGGCTGCTACGTGGGATCCGGCACTTCGAAGAGGAAGCCCTCGATCTCGATGTTGAGCCCGGTCAAGCCGAGCGGCACGTCGAAAACGACGCTCACTCTCGCTTCCTTGCCGGCAGGCAGACTCTCCACCAGGTAGAGCGGGCGGCCTCGTTCGATGTCGGGCACCATGCCCGTCAGCGCGTTCGTCCCCAGGTTGCTCACGGCAATCTCCTCACCGTCGGCGGTGAGCAGAACGATGTTGGCCTTGGCGATCGTGATGAACGACGACGATTCGTTCTTGAAGTGCATGTTCACGAGCTTGAAGACGCCGTTCTTTGGCTTGAACGGGGAGCCGGTGAACTGCTTCAACTCGGGCAGGTTGGCCACTCCAACCAGGGTGACCTCGAACCCCGTGGCGTCTACTTGAGAGTCTCCGGCCGTCGGCAGGCCGGTGCGTGAGACTGCTGCCTGCTGCTCGACCTCGACCCGCGCCTGCGCTCGCACCTCGGCGTAGATCGCCACGGTCGGTGTGGCCTCGGGCGCGGCCGCGTCGGTTGCGGCCGCCGCGGCCGCGGTGGACTCGGTGCTCGGCGTTTGCGCGGCCGGTGTGGCCGGACGGGCGGTAATCGCCGCAGCCGCTGTGCGAGCGGCGGCTTGGGCGGCGACCGTCGCCACGGGCGTTGCATCAGCCGCGTCCGCCGCCTCGTCGCCGGGACCCTGCGCGAGCACGACCACTGCGATCACAACCGCAATAACCACAATCAGCGCGATCAGCGCCAAGTAGAACTTCGGGACGCTGCGCACATATCGACCGATCGTGGCCACGGTGCGATCTCCTTGAATTCCCGCGCGCCAACGTAGTTGCCTGCCGCCGGTTAGCGCTCCACGCGTTGCCTGCCGTCCCCGCCCACCGCGAGACCGGCTCCCGATTATGCCTGCCGGCGCCGCGGCGCTGGGAGCGCGATATCATCGGGCGCCTTCCGAAAGATGCGGCGTATGGCCGGTTGCGATTCCCTGCCGTGTCTCAAGCGCGATTTGATCGGCGGTTCCCCGTCGCACCCGACAGCGTCGCTTAGCCATGCCGCTCGGCTTGCTGAAATACGGACTGCGACCGCGCCGCCCGCCTGACCGGTTTCTTCCGCCTCGCCCGGAGCTCAAGCGCGCCTACGACACCGTGATCATCGGCGGCGGCGGCCACGGACTCGCCGCGGCCTACTACCTGGCGACCGAGCACGGCATCACGGACATCGCGGTGCTCGACAAGGGCTATCTCGGCGGCGGCAACACGGGACGCAACACCGCCATCGTGCGGGCCAACTATCTGACCGAGGAAGGCGTGCAGTTCTACGCCGAGTCACTGGACCTCTGGCGCGGGCTGAGCAACGAGCTCGACTTCAACCTGCAGTACACCGAGCGCGGCCACCTGACGTTGGCGCACGCCGACTCGGCCATCCGAACCATGCGCTGGCGCGCCGAGGTCAACAAGCACTTCGGCGTCGATTCCGAGCTGATCTTCCCCGACGAGATCGCCAAGCTGGCGCCGGGCCTCGATCTTTCGTCCGACGTGCGGCATCCGGTGCTGGCGGCGCTGTATCACCCGCCCGGCGCCACCGCACGGCACGACGCCGTGGTGTGGGCCTACGCCGCGCGCGCCGCCGCGCAGGGCGTCGAGCTGCACTCCGACACGGAAGTTACGGGAATCCAGGTTGAGAGCGGTCGCGTGGCTGGCGTCGAGACCTCGCGCGGGAACATTCGGTGCAACCGCGTGCTCCAGGCGGTCGCCGGGCAGAGTTCGCTGGTTGCGGCCATGGCCGGTTTTCGCCTGCCGATCCACACCGTGCCGCTGCAGGCCTGCGTCTCGCTGCCACTCAAGCCCTGGCTCGATCCCATCGTGGTATCGGGGAGTCTCCACGTCTACATCTGGCAATCGGCGCGGGGCGAAGTGGTCATCGGCGGCGCCACCGATCCCTACGGGCTCTACGCCAACCGGTCGACGCTGGAATTCGCCGAGGGCACCCTGCTGCCGGTGCTCGAGCTGTTTCCGTTCCTCGCTAACGTCAAGATGCTGCGCCAGTGGGCCGGCATGTGCGACATGACGCCCGACTTCAGCCCGGTCATGGGCGTCACCCCGGTCGAGAATCTGTACATCGACGCGGGCTGGGGCACCTGGGGCTTCAAGGCCACGCCGGTCTGCGGCAAGCGGATGGCGGAGCTCGTTGCCACCGGGCGCACGCCCGACCTTCTGCAGCCGTTTCGACTCAGCCGCTTCGCCGAATTCGAGCAGGTCGGCGAAAAGGGCGCGGCGTCGGTGGGCCATTAGGTGCGCGCATGAAGGTCATGCCCTGCCCGCTCAACGGACCGCGCCCGATCCAGGAGTTCACCTGCGGCGGCGAGGTCGTCGCGGCGCCCGATCCCGACCAGGCCGACGCCGAAGCCTGGGCCGACTATCTCTTCCTGCATGACAACGCCGCCGGAATCGTGCGCGAGTGGTGGTATCACGTGCCCACGAGCTTCTGGTTCATCGCCGACCGCGACACGGTCACCGATGAGATCGTGCGCACCTTCCTGCCCCGCGAGCTCTTCGGCCCCGACGCTCGCCAAGACCAGCCATGACGCGCGAGCGCCTGCCGCCGCCGGCCGGCAGCCGGATCGACCGCACCCGGCCCGTGACGTTCGAATTCGAGGGACGTGACTACACGGGCTATGCGGGCGACACCATCACCAGCGCGCTGGCCGCGAACGGTGTGTGGTGCCTGTCGCGTTCCTTCAAGCTGCATCGGCCGCGAGGGTCGTTTGGCTTCGCCGGCGACGAGGCGGGCTCCCTGGTCCAGCTCGAAACCGAGCCCAACGTGCACGCCGACACGCGCGCGATCGAACCCGGCCTGCGAGTGCAGGCGCAGAACACCGTCGGCGGCCTTGAGAGGGACTGGGCAGCCCTGCTTGGACATTTCGAGCGCTTCCTGCCCGTGGGGTTCTACTACAAGGCCTTCTACAAGCCGCGCGGCGTCTGGAACTGGTGGGAGAAGATCATCCGCCGCACGGCCGGCCTCGGGCGCGTCGACCGGACGTGGGCGCCCGAGTACTTCGACAAGGCGTACGCCACCTGCGACGTTGCGATCATCGGCGGCGGTGCGGCGGGACTGTCCGCCGCAGCCGCGTGCGGTGCTCAGGGCCTAGACGTGCTGCTCATCGAACGTGAGCCCGAGCTGGGCGGCTGGCTCACCTACGGGCGGCTAGAAGCCGGCGACGGCGCCCTTGACGACCTGCGCCGGCGCGTTGAAGCCCTGCCATCGGTCCGCGTGATGACCTCGGCAACCTGCACCGGCTGGTACGGCGACAACTGGCTGGCCGTGGCGCAGGGCAATCGCCTGCACAAGGTCCGCGCCGGGGCCGTCATCGCCTGCACCGGTGGCACGAGCCAGCCGGCCGTCATCCGCAACAACGACCTGCCGGGCATCGTGTCGGCGACTGCCGCGCAGCGCCTGATCCGGCACTTCGGAGTTCGGCCGGGCCTGCGCGCCGTGGTGCTGACGGTCAACGACGAGGGCTACGCCGCGGCGCTCGATCTGGCCGAGCACGGAATCGACGTGGCCGCTGTGGTTGACTGCCGCCTTGATGCGCCGACCGGCCGGATGGCGTCCGAAGCCGAAGCGTGCGGGCATCGAATCCTGTTCGGCCACACCGTGCGCGAGGCATGGCGCGATCCGCAGCGCCTGCAGATCGGCGGCGTGCTGGTCACTCGCGTCACCGGACCCGGCGCATGCGCCGCCGACGGAGAACGGATCGACTGCGACCTGCTGGTCGTGGCCGCGGGCGTGTCGCCCGCCGGAGGTCTGCTGGCGCAGGCCGGCGCGAAGTTTCGGCCCGACGGGCACGGCGCGGTGCCGCGTCTGGCGTCGCTGCCGGATCACGCATTCGCCGCCGGCGTCGTTGCCGGAGCATCGACGGTGGAACTGGCCCTGGCGCAAGGCGAACACGCCGCTGGGGCGGCCGCCGCAGACCTGTCGGGCTCCGCTGCCGATGCCTCGGCGATCTCCGCTCGACCCGATGCCGATGAATCGAGTGCGACGTGGCCCGTATTTCCGCACCCGCACGGCCACGAGTTCGTCGACCTCGACGAGGACGTGACCGTGCGCGAGATCGAGGACGCCCTGGCGGAGGGCTACGAGGACATCGAGCTCCTCAAGCGATACTCGACCGTGGGCATGGGCCCAAGCCAGGGCCGCCTTTCCGCCATCGCGACGGCCGCGGTCACGGCGGCGGCCCGCGACACCACCTCGGCCAAAATCGGCGCCACGACAACTCGCCCGCCGACTCACCCCACGCGCTTCGGTCTGTTCGCCGGCCGTGGGTTCCAACCCGTGCGGCACACGCCTATGCACGGCTGGCACGTCGACGCGGGCGCGCAGATGATGACCGCTGGCCTCTGGATGCGCCCGGCCTACTACGGGCGCTCGGATGAGCGCGCCGATGCCATTGCCGACGAGGTTTTGGCGGTTCGCTGCGCGGTGGGCCTGATCGACGTCTCCACGCTCGGCGGCTTCGATATCCGCGGGCCTGACGCGGTGGAGTTTCTCGAACGCGCCTATACCCCATCATTCCGCCGTTTGCGCGCGGGCCGCACCCGCTATGCGCTGCTGACTGATGAGCAGGGCATCGTCGTCGACGACGGCGTGGCGGCCAGATTGGGACCCGACCACTACTACGTGACGGCCAGCACGTCGGGTGCGGAGCAGCTCTATCCCCTGCTGCTCTGGTACCAGGCGCAGTGGCAGCTCGACGTCGATATTGCGGACGTCACCCCGGCCTATGGCGCCATCAACATCGCCGGACCGAAGGCCCGCCGCGTCCTGGAGAAGCTGGGGACGGATATCGACCTGTCGCCCGAGTCATGTCCCTATCTCGCCGCACGCACCGGCACGCTGGCGGGCGTGGACGTGCGTCTGCTGCGGATCGGCTTCGTCGGGGAGCTGGGCTACGAGATTCACCCGCCCGCGTCCCAGAGCCTGGGGCTGTGGGAGGCGCTGATTGACGCCGGCCGCGAGTACGGCATCCGACCCTTTGGCGTGGAGGCCCAGCGCGTCCTGCGGCTGGAAAAGGGTCACGTGATCGTCACCCAAGACACCGACGGTCTCACCCATCCGCACGAGGTCGACCTGGGTTGGGCGCTGGGCCGCCGCAAGTCCTTCTTTATCGGCAAACGCTCAATCGAAATCCTGCGTGAAAAGGGCCTTTCCCGCCGGCTCGTTGGTTACGCCGTGTCCGACCGCCGCGCCACCGTGCCCGACGAAGGCCACCTCGTCGTGCGGGACGGCGAGATCACGGGTCGTGTCACGTCGTCGGCGTGGTCGCCGGTCCTCGATCAGGCCATCGGTCTGGCCTACGTGGCGCCCGACCAGGCCGAGGTCGGCAGCATCATCACCATCAAGGCGGCGCGGGGACGGCTGGTCGAGGCCGAGGTCGCGCGGCTGCCGTTCTACGACCCCGACAACACCAGGCAGGGCATGTAGCCGTGATTGAGTCACGCAGCCCGATCGATGACGCCCTGCGAGCCGCCGGAGGCACGTTTGGCGAGCACGCCGGCGTGACCGTCGTGACCGACTTCGGCGATCCCGGCGGCGAGGCCGCCGCGGCCCGCCGGCTGGGCCTGGTCGACCTCTCGCCGTTGCCGCGCGTGGGATTTCGGGGTCCCGGCGCGCGGGAGTGGCTCACCGCCCAGGGCGTCGACCTTCCGGACAAACCCAACCAAGCGAGTGTCCAGCCGGACGGCGCAATCGCGATCACGCGGTCATGGACCGAGGTGCTGGTGCTTGGGGCAATCCAGGGCGCCGACAGCCTCTGCGCCCGCCTCGAAGCGGGCGCGGCGGACGCCCATCGTGCTCGTGCCTACCCGCTGCCTCGATTTGACGGGATGTTCTGGTTCGCCCTCACGGGCGCGTCTGCTGCCGAGTGCCTGGCGAAGGTGTGCGGCGTCGACATGCGTGAGCCGGCATTCCCCGTCGGCTCGGTCGCGCAGACCTCGGTGGCCCGGCTGAGCGCGGTCATCGTGCGCGTTGAAGTAGGCGAAACGCCGGTGTTCCACCTGCT
The genomic region above belongs to Chloroflexota bacterium and contains:
- a CDS encoding type II toxin-antitoxin system VapC family toxin, with the translated sequence MTGLLDANAYSLLVRGHKQVMDIVRSAEEILLSAVVVGELMHGFRLGSHFHSNLADLRAFRNSPYVSFVPVGEVTADRYARIAAALRAKGRPIPTNDVWIAAHAMETGADLISADRHFAHVDGIAWVPIAVD
- a CDS encoding phytanoyl-CoA dioxygenase family protein, with product MNATHDDLDLRVAEYRINGFTVFENALPVEVVDALHAAFMPLLEAVRARNSRELSGELATGRGRLGYPNRYTVDLPWAMPFSDPAVYQHPTVLAFMDRYWGVSDYQLTGYTSNNPYPDSTYQRWHRDMALTTPHIGTQTCDTVSAKIPLVDTFEENGSFEILPGTQYLADPSLQGRYNDVLEAGDFRPRRLNLKKGSIWMQDPRPLHRGTPNRSDHARPELCLVYTRPWYYSGHWVEMTGAQFDELSNRGKELLASARITDGGSG
- a CDS encoding FAD-dependent oxidoreductase; this encodes MPLGLLKYGLRPRRPPDRFLPPRPELKRAYDTVIIGGGGHGLAAAYYLATEHGITDIAVLDKGYLGGGNTGRNTAIVRANYLTEEGVQFYAESLDLWRGLSNELDFNLQYTERGHLTLAHADSAIRTMRWRAEVNKHFGVDSELIFPDEIAKLAPGLDLSSDVRHPVLAALYHPPGATARHDAVVWAYAARAAAQGVELHSDTEVTGIQVESGRVAGVETSRGNIRCNRVLQAVAGQSSLVAAMAGFRLPIHTVPLQACVSLPLKPWLDPIVVSGSLHVYIWQSARGEVVIGGATDPYGLYANRSTLEFAEGTLLPVLELFPFLANVKMLRQWAGMCDMTPDFSPVMGVTPVENLYIDAGWGTWGFKATPVCGKRMAELVATGRTPDLLQPFRLSRFAEFEQVGEKGAASVGH
- a CDS encoding sarcosine oxidase subunit delta; its protein translation is MKVMPCPLNGPRPIQEFTCGGEVVAAPDPDQADAEAWADYLFLHDNAAGIVREWWYHVPTSFWFIADRDTVTDEIVRTFLPRELFGPDARQDQP
- a CDS encoding 2Fe-2S iron-sulfur cluster-binding protein, with product MTRERLPPPAGSRIDRTRPVTFEFEGRDYTGYAGDTITSALAANGVWCLSRSFKLHRPRGSFGFAGDEAGSLVQLETEPNVHADTRAIEPGLRVQAQNTVGGLERDWAALLGHFERFLPVGFYYKAFYKPRGVWNWWEKIIRRTAGLGRVDRTWAPEYFDKAYATCDVAIIGGGAAGLSAAAACGAQGLDVLLIEREPELGGWLTYGRLEAGDGALDDLRRRVEALPSVRVMTSATCTGWYGDNWLAVAQGNRLHKVRAGAVIACTGGTSQPAVIRNNDLPGIVSATAAQRLIRHFGVRPGLRAVVLTVNDEGYAAALDLAEHGIDVAAVVDCRLDAPTGRMASEAEACGHRILFGHTVREAWRDPQRLQIGGVLVTRVTGPGACAADGERIDCDLLVVAAGVSPAGGLLAQAGAKFRPDGHGAVPRLASLPDHAFAAGVVAGASTVELALAQGEHAAGAAAADLSGSAADASAISARPDADESSATWPVFPHPHGHEFVDLDEDVTVREIEDALAEGYEDIELLKRYSTVGMGPSQGRLSAIATAAVTAAARDTTSAKIGATTTRPPTHPTRFGLFAGRGFQPVRHTPMHGWHVDAGAQMMTAGLWMRPAYYGRSDERADAIADEVLAVRCAVGLIDVSTLGGFDIRGPDAVEFLERAYTPSFRRLRAGRTRYALLTDEQGIVVDDGVAARLGPDHYYVTASTSGAEQLYPLLLWYQAQWQLDVDIADVTPAYGAINIAGPKARRVLEKLGTDIDLSPESCPYLAARTGTLAGVDVRLLRIGFVGELGYEIHPPASQSLGLWEALIDAGREYGIRPFGVEAQRVLRLEKGHVIVTQDTDGLTHPHEVDLGWALGRRKSFFIGKRSIEILREKGLSRRLVGYAVSDRRATVPDEGHLVVRDGEITGRVTSSAWSPVLDQAIGLAYVAPDQAEVGSIITIKAARGRLVEAEVARLPFYDPDNTRQGM
- a CDS encoding sarcosine oxidase, which translates into the protein MIESRSPIDDALRAAGGTFGEHAGVTVVTDFGDPGGEAAAARRLGLVDLSPLPRVGFRGPGAREWLTAQGVDLPDKPNQASVQPDGAIAITRSWTEVLVLGAIQGADSLCARLEAGAADAHRARAYPLPRFDGMFWFALTGASAAECLAKVCGVDMREPAFPVGSVAQTSVARLSAVIVRVEVGETPVFHLLGDSASADYAWGSLLDAMQEFDGKPVGLCALHALAREFK